ATGCGTGCATGGATGGAGGTTGGTCGTGAATACGACTGTGCGTCGATCCTGGTGTCGACCCCTCTGAGTCATGGCGTTGCCGCGATGGCAGACGCAGTCTTCGCCTTGGGCGGAGCGCTCTATCTCCATGAGACCTTCGATGCCGAGAAATTCGTGGACACCGTCTCCGCGGAGAAGGGGGTCTCGTGGACGTTCATGGCGACAAATCACGTGTTCCAAGTCCTCGACCATCTGCTCGAGCGAGGAATCCGCGACAGAGACGCTTTGGAAGCTGCGGGCCTGTCTTCGCTGAAGCGGATTGTCTACGGCGGCAGCCCCGCGGCGCCCGCTAGAATTGCACAGGCTTTTCGGATTTTCGGCCCTGCTCTGGCGCAGGGGTATGCCACGAGTGAGAGCGGTCGGATCACGATCCTGACGCCTCAGGAGCACGGCGATCCGGAACTCGCGGCCACTGTCGGCCGGCCCTTCCCTGAGGTGGAGGTCGTCGTCTGCAACTCGAATTCGGGCGCGCAGTTGGCGGCGGGGGAAATCGGCGAGGTTCGTGTCCGCTCGCCTCAGATGATGGATGGCTATAACGGCAACCCGGAATTGACTGTACAAGTTCTTCGTGACGGCTGGTATTTCACCGGAGATATCGGCTGTCTCGACGAGCGAGGCTATTTGACTCTCTTGGGTCGGGTGGCCCACGTCATCAAGGTCGGCGGCGTCAAGGTTCATCCAATAGTTCTCGAGGCAGAAATTCTTTCCCACCCAGGCGTCCGGCACGCCGCCGTCTACGGCGTGCGGGACGAGGATGGAAGCGACCATATCCACGCCGCAATCGAATGCGATCCGGCTGAGGTGGTCGAA
The Streptomyces lunaelactis genome window above contains:
- a CDS encoding class I adenylate-forming enzyme family protein, with translation MSLPQHWWSASQSYVSEILSLLAAAPDRDVVHWRCEAFSGGDLIRSVTETFLALRNRGVGKGDVVAILVAPNSPEMLTVRYATHLLGGAVCYVRTTNPGTRATVLPLDHQIQILRDTETVTVYADAENSERATELADGSGIPVTRRQHGERNEVGRVDVADTPDAVSWEPDALAFIGFTSGSTGRPKGIRLGGRAWEATMRAWMEVGREYDCASILVSTPLSHGVAAMADAVFALGGALYLHETFDAEKFVDTVSAEKGVSWTFMATNHVFQVLDHLLERGIRDRDALEAAGLSSLKRIVYGGSPAAPARIAQAFRIFGPALAQGYATSESGRITILTPQEHGDPELAATVGRPFPEVEVVVCNSNSGAQLAAGEIGEVRVRSPQMMDGYNGNPELTVQVLRDGWYFTGDIGCLDERGYLTLLGRVAHVIKVGGVKVHPIVLEAEILSHPGVRHAAVYGVRDEDGSDHIHAAIECDPAEVVEVEDIRARIAEALSPIHVPEKIHVLSALPMNSNGKPDKVLLKSQCS